A DNA window from Paraclostridium bifermentans contains the following coding sequences:
- the prmA gene encoding 50S ribosomal protein L11 methyltransferase gives MKWAEITIKTTTEAVEAITNILYEQNVGGVSIEDPKDFKFQKKHEYDWDFVEEEIFNSGYDGVIIKTYITEERDVSDDIKLIKEKIEGLKEFGIDVGEAIVELSQVDEEDWANEWKNYYKPTKIGEKIVVKPTWEDYEANDTDLIIELDPGMAFGTGTHETTSMCIRELEKYVKPESKVFDIGCGSGILAIAAAKLGAKDVLAVDLDEVAVKVSKENIELNKVEGSVNALHGNLMEVVKDKADIVVANIIADIIKILAKDIKQFMKDDAVFISSGIIHAKVDEVKEALTQNGLEIVHVESLGEWNAIVSKIAK, from the coding sequence ATGAAATGGGCAGAAATAACTATTAAAACAACAACGGAAGCAGTTGAAGCTATAACTAATATATTATATGAACAAAATGTAGGTGGAGTATCAATAGAAGATCCTAAGGATTTTAAATTCCAAAAGAAACATGAATATGATTGGGATTTTGTTGAAGAAGAAATATTTAACAGCGGATATGATGGAGTTATAATAAAGACTTATATAACAGAAGAAAGAGATGTATCTGATGATATAAAATTAATAAAAGAAAAAATAGAGGGACTTAAAGAATTCGGAATAGATGTAGGAGAAGCTATAGTTGAACTTTCTCAAGTAGATGAAGAAGATTGGGCAAATGAATGGAAAAACTACTACAAACCAACTAAAATAGGTGAGAAAATAGTAGTAAAGCCAACTTGGGAAGATTATGAAGCTAACGATACTGATTTAATAATAGAGTTAGATCCAGGAATGGCATTTGGGACGGGTACACATGAAACTACAAGTATGTGTATAAGAGAATTAGAAAAGTATGTTAAACCAGAATCTAAAGTTTTTGATATAGGTTGTGGAAGTGGGATACTTGCAATAGCAGCAGCGAAATTAGGAGCTAAAGATGTATTAGCTGTTGATTTAGATGAGGTTGCTGTAAAAGTTTCAAAAGAAAATATAGAGTTAAACAAAGTAGAAGGTAGTGTTAATGCACTTCACGGAAACTTAATGGAAGTTGTAAAGGATAAAGCAGATATAGTTGTAGCAAATATAATAGCGGATATAATAAAAATACTAGCAAAAGATATAAAACAATTTATGAAAGATGATGCTGTATTTATATCTTCAGGAATAATACATGCTAAAGTAGATGAAGTTAAAGAAGCTTTAACTCAAAACGGACTTGAAATAGTACATGTAGAGTCTTTAGGCGAGTGGAACGCTATAGTATCTAAAATAGCAAAGTAG
- a CDS encoding DUF4003 family protein encodes MEKRLDLLIDNYESLKKVNASSWMGLIIHGCALEYTLKDKKINTNLVNESMEIIRENTSIFSDFRGKSSINTAIILSFQANPKSSFDEILNIHKKLKLNKFCSGDCLALVSNVIFENKEKINIDECIEKMRYVYRSMIQNHPFSISVEEYMITCIIAISARDIEEELNNMEIAYEYLMKNGFHNSRTLQSLSHVLSFNKNKETLNKCIEIKKELEKNKCKIHEFGYPLIGVMALIDIKDINHLIEEIKHISYTLKEHQGYGNFILGERYRNMISTVIVLSKYIDDIEINSIIMDKIISNINQAMNIATNAATTSSIVTYNSST; translated from the coding sequence ATGGAAAAAAGGTTAGACCTTTTGATAGACAACTATGAGTCATTGAAAAAAGTGAATGCATCATCTTGGATGGGATTAATAATACATGGATGTGCACTTGAGTATACACTAAAAGATAAAAAAATAAATACAAATCTAGTAAACGAGAGTATGGAAATTATAAGAGAAAACACCTCTATATTCTCTGACTTTAGAGGTAAAAGTTCAATAAACACAGCAATAATACTATCATTTCAAGCAAATCCCAAGTCTAGCTTCGATGAAATTTTAAATATCCATAAAAAGTTGAAATTAAATAAATTTTGCTCAGGAGATTGTTTAGCATTAGTATCAAATGTAATATTTGAAAATAAGGAAAAGATAAATATAGATGAGTGTATAGAAAAAATGAGATATGTATACAGATCTATGATACAAAATCATCCATTTTCAATAAGTGTAGAAGAATACATGATAACATGTATAATTGCAATAAGTGCAAGGGACATTGAAGAGGAACTAAACAATATGGAAATAGCATATGAGTATTTAATGAAAAATGGGTTTCATAATAGTAGAACTCTTCAAAGTTTATCGCATGTTCTTTCTTTTAACAAAAACAAGGAAACACTTAATAAATGTATAGAGATAAAAAAGGAATTAGAAAAAAATAAATGCAAAATTCATGAGTTTGGATATCCGCTAATAGGCGTTATGGCACTTATAGATATAAAAGATATAAATCATCTAATAGAAGAAATTAAACATATATCATATACTTTAAAGGAGCATCAAGGGTATGGAAACTTTATCCTAGGAGAAAGATACAGAAACATGATTAGTACAGTTATTGTATTATCAAAATATATTGATGATATAGAGATTAATAGTATAATAATGGATAAAATTATATCAAATATTAATCAAGCCATGAATATAGCTACAAATGCAGCCACAACAAGTTCAATAGTTACATATAATTCATCTACATAG
- a CDS encoding 16S rRNA (uracil(1498)-N(3))-methyltransferase, with protein MDRFFVGKKNINLENKTCIIEGEDVKHISKVLRCRIGEELEICDNDNNEYICEITNIDKSQVELNIVEVVNIKRESDLKIKVYQGLPKGPKMEMILQKLTEVGVDEIILVQTKRTVVKVDDKKEDKKIERWERIIYEAAKQSKRGKIPKLRGVLSFKEALADMKENDFNIAPYENERTKSIKQAIKGVDIKNIGIFVGPEGGFEDTEIKAIEEIGGQSVSLGPRILRTETASLVASSIVLYELSDLGGND; from the coding sequence ATGGATAGATTTTTTGTAGGAAAGAAAAATATAAACCTTGAAAATAAGACATGTATTATAGAAGGTGAAGATGTAAAACATATTTCTAAAGTTTTAAGATGTAGAATTGGAGAAGAACTAGAAATATGTGATAATGACAATAATGAATACATATGTGAAATAACTAATATAGATAAGTCTCAAGTTGAACTTAATATAGTAGAAGTTGTAAACATAAAAAGAGAGTCTGATTTAAAAATAAAAGTATATCAAGGTCTTCCAAAAGGACCTAAGATGGAAATGATACTTCAAAAGTTAACTGAAGTTGGAGTAGACGAGATAATTCTAGTTCAGACAAAGAGAACTGTTGTTAAAGTTGATGATAAAAAAGAAGACAAGAAAATCGAAAGATGGGAAAGAATAATATATGAAGCTGCAAAGCAAAGTAAGCGTGGAAAAATTCCAAAATTAAGAGGAGTTTTAAGCTTTAAGGAAGCACTAGCTGATATGAAAGAAAATGACTTTAATATAGCTCCATATGAAAATGAAAGAACAAAATCGATTAAACAAGCTATAAAAGGTGTAGATATAAAAAATATAGGTATTTTCGTAGGACCAGAAGGCGGATTTGAAGATACTGAAATTAAAGCTATAGAAGAAATAGGTGGACAATCAGTGTCTCTTGGGCCTAGAATTCTAAGAACTGAAACAGCATCGCTTGTTGCATCATCTATAGTATTATACGAATTAAGTGACTTAGGAGGAAATGATTAG
- the mtaB gene encoding tRNA (N(6)-L-threonylcarbamoyladenosine(37)-C(2))-methylthiotransferase MtaB: MKKVAFYTLGCKVNQYETEAMLEMFKKDGYTQVDSEEFADVYVINTCTVTHMSDRKSRQYIRRMKKKNPDAIIAVVGCYSQVSPEEILEIEEVNLVMGTNERRQIVEEIKKLDASKKASTVDDIMKVRAFEEIEINQANGRTRAFMKIQDGCDRFCSYCIIPYARGGKVRSRDLESVVNEAKKLAHNGYTEIVLTGIHVASYGKDVSEAEVNLLSVIKAINEIDGVKRIRLSSVEPILMTDEFIDTVSKMPKVCPHFHLSLQSGCDETLKRMNRRYTTEEYKEIVDKLRDKMPEVAITTDVIVGFPGETNDEFNQTYKFLSDIKLSQMHVFKYSPRKGTPAATMENQIDPQIKQLRSDKLISLNKKNFNEFAENFIGEEFEVLFEQNIEGKKYEGLTPNYIRVVVESDEDIHGKILNTKILHVKDEYVEGILV, from the coding sequence GTGAAAAAAGTAGCTTTTTATACTTTAGGATGTAAAGTAAATCAATATGAAACAGAAGCTATGCTTGAGATGTTTAAAAAAGATGGATATACTCAAGTTGATAGCGAAGAATTTGCTGATGTTTATGTTATAAATACATGCACAGTAACACACATGAGTGATAGAAAATCACGTCAATATATAAGAAGAATGAAAAAGAAAAATCCAGATGCTATAATAGCTGTTGTTGGATGCTACTCTCAAGTTTCTCCGGAAGAAATTTTAGAGATAGAAGAAGTAAATTTAGTTATGGGAACTAATGAAAGAAGACAAATAGTTGAAGAGATAAAAAAACTAGATGCATCTAAAAAAGCTAGTACAGTTGATGATATAATGAAAGTAAGAGCTTTTGAAGAAATTGAAATAAATCAAGCTAATGGAAGAACTAGAGCATTTATGAAAATTCAAGATGGATGTGATAGATTCTGTTCTTACTGTATAATACCTTACGCAAGAGGTGGAAAGGTAAGAAGTAGAGATTTAGAGAGTGTAGTAAATGAAGCTAAGAAGTTAGCACATAATGGATACACAGAAATAGTTTTAACTGGTATACATGTTGCATCTTATGGAAAAGATGTTAGCGAAGCTGAAGTTAATTTATTAAGTGTTATAAAGGCTATAAATGAAATTGATGGAGTTAAGAGAATAAGATTAAGTTCAGTAGAGCCTATATTAATGACTGATGAATTTATAGACACAGTTTCTAAAATGCCAAAAGTATGTCCTCATTTCCATTTATCATTACAAAGTGGATGTGATGAAACGTTAAAAAGAATGAACAGAAGATACACTACAGAAGAATATAAGGAAATAGTTGATAAATTAAGAGATAAAATGCCTGAAGTGGCAATAACTACAGATGTAATAGTTGGATTCCCAGGAGAAACTAATGATGAATTTAATCAGACATATAAGTTTTTAAGTGATATAAAACTTTCACAAATGCATGTGTTTAAGTACTCTCCAAGAAAAGGAACACCAGCAGCAACTATGGAAAATCAAATAGATCCTCAAATTAAGCAACTAAGAAGTGATAAATTAATATCATTAAATAAAAAGAATTTTAATGAGTTTGCAGAAAACTTTATAGGAGAAGAGTTTGAAGTACTATTTGAACAAAATATAGAAGGCAAAAAATATGAAGGTTTAACACCTAACTATATAAGAGTAGTAGTTGAAAGTGATGAAGATATACATGGTAAGATATTAAATACTAAAATATTACATGTAAAAGATGAATATGTAGAAGGAATTTTAGTATAA